The genomic DNA TAAGCGATATacacatttattattttcatatcaTATCACTTGAATACATTTGATTCATTGTATTAGTGAAGACTCTTAGAAAtggtggttgggcctaacacaaccccacaaaacagcttgtgaggtgaggattgccccccacttataaacacattgtcaggccacCTATCccatgtgagactcttaacacacccactcacgaccagcactattgggcttggttcgtggacataaatggtgggtgtcCCGATAGCgaaaacctgatagcaggtggtCCAATGGATTTTGGAGAGGCTCTGATATCATCTTATAAATGGTGGTtgagcctaacacaaccccacaaaactggcttgtgaggtgaggattgccccccaCTTATAAATACATTGCCAGGCCATcacctatccgatgtgggactcttaacaaagACTACAATGTAGTTAGTCATGAATTAGACTGTTTTGGGTTTTAGTAAGAAATTTACTGAGATGTAATTTTATCCGAATAgtaaggaagaagaagaagaaaggaaatcaaagtttttaatttaaagttttgcTAAGTCgtgtttttgaatttcatccctctgtaagtttttgtttttggattagTCCCTATAACCTTGCCATGGACATCTGGAATAACACATAAGCCTCACTTGCCACGTCACACATCGCCATGTCAGCTGTCGTCAGACACAAAAGCGTTTGTGTAACAGATGCTGACGGCAGGGACCGAAAGCAAAATGTTTATAACTTACAGGGtctgttttagaacaaaaaaagatacagggacgaaaaccaaaaacacgcgaacttacagggacgatttacatatttaagcctattttaaattgatttaaatcattCCATTTATTGAATTTCTAGGGACCCACATCACACAATGGGATTTGATTCAATACAAGAAGAAAGCTGCTGCTCCTACTGCTGATGAATATGATGGTAATACTATTCTCAAATACAATTAATTAGATGaaggtttttattttcttgtgccATTCAATTTATTGAATTGATTGATATTGTTACCATTCATTTGGCCAGCTAGATATATCATTCCACTCAGCAAATACAAGAAGAAAGTTAAATATACTAATCCGGAGGATATTTGTAAGGATGGAGGTTTGGTAAAGAAGATACTCAAGCCCGGGGATGACAAATATCAACatgttgatgattatgattatgttttAGGTATAAATACATTCATGAtcgtatttcattttttattttctcattttctggATCTTAATTGGTGTTATTGCTCTGCAGTTAAGTACGAAGCACTTCTTGATGATGGAACTCTTGTTAGAAAATCTGATGATGATGGAGTTCAAACTCAACAATGAACAGAGCAAGTGATTGATGTGCTTAATATAGCTGTAATGACCATGAAGAAGGGTGAGGTAGCTTTGTTGACTATTGCGCCACAATATGCTTTTGGTTCATCAGAGTCTCGGCAGGAATTGGCAGTGGTTCCTCCTAATTCAACCTTGTATTATCAGGTTGAGCTAGTATCGTTTGTAAAGGTTACTAAATAACTTGGTGATAATTTGCCATTTTGCATTGAGATATATTCCGATGTTGCTTATTAAAATTCCATTATTGAAAAGGAACACTAGCAGTTGTTGTTTAACAAAGCAGGGAACTGCCTTTTATGTTTTATACTACTTCTTCCTGCTATTTCCATGTTTCGTACTTTTGTTTTCATTCTTCTACCATTTTAAATTTCTATGTTCATAATTTATTATCAGTATCGATTGTCAAACCTAAATTGAATTTCTTGACATAAATATGATTGTTGTTGGTTGCCATCTTCCTGGTTTAGCAAGGAAGTGTTGTTATAGTTAATTTGCAAAGCTGTTTTTCTTGGCACAATAAAGAAGCAAATGCTTAACTGTGTTTTCAGGGCTCTTGTGGTTAAAGGGTTCCTTAGAAATAATGTAGCATTGGTTAGCAGTGTTAAACTTTAcacttttcaataaataaatagaagtgTTTTTAGGACAACGGTTAGCAGGATTTAAGTAAAGAacgatgtattttttttccttgactTCTGTCTCTCAAATAATTATTGGTTGGATACCATTGCAACTTTCTTTATGCATTTATACCTTGGTTCATTGTTTGCTTTAGGCTAAGGAGGTATCGGACATGAACACTGAAGAGAAGATAGAAGCTGCTCTTGAGAAGCGACAAGAAGGCATAGCATTAGTTTATGCTGCTGAATATGCAAGAGCTTCCAAGAGATTTCAGAAGGTAACCAGGTAACATTAATATATTTCACCATCATCCACTACAATGTGATAGGGCACTTAAGCCTATGGTCCACGTGGTGAGCTAAGCATTAGGACAAATCTGCATAAGCCCAACATCTAGGAGTGCATGAGGGGAAGGAAGGTGGGGCTAGTGAGATGATAAGTTAGTTAGCAACTCCGACACGAACATCTGACACAACACCGACACTGACACTGACACGTTAACACCGCTAATGTAAAAAACATAGGACACCGACACTGCTACCTGtatactaatttatttatgaaagatCTAAATTGAGAATCAAATATGTATCTAACTTGAgcaatttatttcattaaaaaaaggtcTATAACAAGTTACAATAGTATTTGGCCTTTATTTATCCATCTAATATCGAAAAATTTAAACACGTTGTAATCAACTTTATAGCCCTTCGTTGATCAACATTTTCCGCACGTCTTTAACTCTTGAATATACTATGTGTGTAAGCATAGAAAAAAATCAGACATTTGTTTGAGTTGTCTGACATGCCTCATGGAGTATAAGTTTTATATAGGTGTTGGGCACCAGTCCAAGGAGTGTCAAAATAAAGGAGAAAAACATTTATTTAGTACACTTGTCGGACACTGCGACATGCGTAATCCTAgaggtgtccgtgcttcataggttagtGACTTGTGCACCAATCTCATGTGAGTACGGAGATAAAAGAGAGGGGATGGGTAGTGGAGAA from Medicago truncatula cultivar Jemalong A17 chromosome 8, MtrunA17r5.0-ANR, whole genome shotgun sequence includes the following:
- the LOC120577714 gene encoding peptidyl-prolyl cis-trans isomerase FKBP65 gives rise to the protein MTMKKGEVALLTIAPQYAFGSSESRQELAVVPPNSTLYYQVELVSFVKAKEVSDMNTEEKIEAALEKRQEGIALVYAAEYARASKRFQKVTR